The window GCCAGCGCGGGCTTCGTCGACGCGGTCGCGGAGTGGATCGTCGGCGCGATGATCGATCTGGCCCGCCACATCAGCGCGTCGGTGGTCCGGTACCGGGCCGGCGACGTGGCGGTGCCCGTCATGGGGCGAGAACTGCGCGGCGCCACGGTCGGCGTCGTCGGCTACGGCCGGATCGCGCGCCGCTTCTGCGCGCTGGCGCTGGCGTTCGGCATGACGGTGGTGGTGCACGACCCGCACGCGACGATCGACGGCCCCGGACTGCGCCAGACCGGCTTCGACGCGCTGCTGGCATGCGCCGACTTCGTCGTGTGCCTCGCGTCGGCGACGGCGGCGACCGAGAACCTGATGGACGCGCGGGCCTTCGCCACGATGAAGCGCGGCGCCTGTTTCATCAATGCCGCGCGCGGCGATCTGGTCGACGAGACGGCCCTGGTGGCCGCGCTCGACGCGGGCCACCTGGGAGGCTGCGCGCTCGACGTCGGCCGGGCGCCCGACCAGATGCCCTCGCCGCACGTGGCGGCCCACCCGCGCGTGGTCGCCACGCCGCACGTCGGCGGCCTGACGCGGCCGGCCGTCGAGCATCAGGCGATGGAGACGGTGGCCCAGGTGGCCGCGCTCCTGGCGGGCCGCGTGCCGCGCGGCGCGGTCAACCCGGCGGCCGCCGCGCGCTGGCGGGCGGCCGCCGCGCCACCGTCGGCGGGCTGACGACCGGGCGGACCCGGCCGTCCGCTCAGGTGCCGCTGTCCAGGCGCTTCTGCATCGCCGCCGCGCGCTGCGCCGACGGCGGGTGCGAGCTCAGCAGCGAGCCGCCCGAGGCCTGCCCCTCGCTGAGCTTGGCCAGCTTCTGGAAGCCCGTCACCAGCCCCTTGCGCTCCAGCTTGCGCTCGCCCAGCAGATCGAACGAGTAGGAATCCGCGGCGCTCTCCTGCGACTGCGAGAACTGCGCGTTGACGAACTTCTCGGCCAGGTCGCCCGCCTGGGACTGCGACAGCTGGGCCGCCACGCCGCCGGCGGCGCTGGCCAGGCCGCGCGCCGCCGTGGCGACGTAGGCCGTCTGCATGCGCGACTTGGAATGGCCCAGCGCCACGTGACCGATCTCGTGGCCGATCACGCCGCGCAGCTCGTCGTCGTTCATCAGGTCCATCAGGCCGCTGTAGACGCGGATGCAGCCGTTGGCCATGGCCCAGGCGTTCACGTCCGGCGTCATGTAGACGCGGTAGTTGGCGGTCTTGCCGTTGACCGTGGTCGGCATGGCGCGGATCACCTGGTTGAGGCGCGTGGTGTATTTGCTGTTCGCCGGCGCGATCTGGTTCTTCTGGTCCATCGCCGCGCACGACTGGTCGGACATGGCCGCGATGTCGCCGTCGCTGAGCGACATGGCCTTCATGGCCGTGCCGCCGACGTCGGTCAGCTTGCTGACGTCCATGGTTTTCATGGTCTCGCAGCCCGCGAGGGTGAGCACCGCGCCGAGGGCGACGGGAAGGAGGAGGTTGCGCATGTTCGTTGCCATGGAGGAAGGGAAGGTTCGTGACGGGAGGGACCGGCGGAGCGGACCCGCCGCATTCTCGTCGCAGCGGCGCGACGGCCCGGCGCCGGGCGGCGTCAGCGCAGGCGTCCCGACCACAGCAGCGACAGCAGGGCCGCCACCGAGGCGAGCAGGGCGGCCGCCAGCGCGAGCGGGCCGGCGAGCTCGGTCTCGCGTCGCAGCACCTCCACCCGCGAGCCGAGTTCCTGGTAGACGCCGCGCAGGTTCTCGGCCGTGCCGGCGTGGTGGTACTGGCCGCCCGTCATGCGGGCGACCTCGCGCAGCGTCGGTTCGTCGAGCTTCATGTAGATCGCCATGCCCTCGGGCGTGGCGGCGTCGCCGTCGACCGTGCCCAGGCCGATGACGTGGACCCGCACGCCGCGATCGGCCGCCATCCGCGCCGCGGCCAGGGTGTCGATGCCCGCCGTGCGGCGGCCGTCGCTCAGCAGGATGATGGCGGCGGCGTCGTGGGAGCCGGGCGGCACGGGGTCCGGCGCGGCGGGCTGCGGACGCGCGCGCTCGTCCAGGCTGCGGCCCCTCGACGGCGTGGCGGTGCCGCCCATCATCATCCGGCCGAGGTCGATGCCGTGGTCCGGGAAGATCTCCGCGAGGCACTGGACGATGGCGTCGCCCACCGCCGTGCCGAGCTGCATCTGGAAGGCGTCGATGCTCGCGACCAGCGCCGCGCGGTCGAGGGTCGCACGCTGGGCGACGTGGGCGCTGCCGGCGAAGGTGACCAGCCCGATTTCGATGCGCGGCGGCACCTCGCGCAGGAACGCCTTCGCCGCTTCCTGGGCGGCCACCATGCGCGTGGGCTTGACGTCGCCCACCCGCATGCTCAGCGACACGTCCATGGCCAGCAGGATCGAGGTCCGGGCCCACGGCAGCGGCACCCGGGCCACCGGGCGCGCGGCGGCCAGCAGCAGCACGGCCAGGGCCAGCAGCGCGAGCGCCGGCGGCACGTGGCGCCGCCAGCCGCGACCGGCCGCGGCGCGGACCGTGCCCAGGTCGCTGTAGGCCAGCGCGGCGCGCGTCCGGCGTCGCGTCAGCCACCGGTAGGCCACGGGCAGCAGCGCCGCCACGGCCAGCAGCCAGAGGGAGTGGGGCCAGAGGAAATGCATGCGCGGCCTGCCGGTGCGCGCTCAGCGCGCCTCGACCTCGTCGTGACCGTCGCGCTGCGGGTTCGGGGTTCGTGGCATGGGTCCTCGCCGGTTCGACGCGTGCGATCGCGCGCGTTCGCTCCCATCAGGAAATCACCGGTGCCGTCCCCCCGGGGTAGGACGGGGCGCCCAGATGGGCGCCCGGCGAGGTCGGCGCGCGTGCGGCCGACCCGCCGCCCTCAGATGGCTTCCGGATCGGTCCGGATGCTGGTGCGGTCGCGGTGCCGCTTTTCCTTGCCCAGCACGCTGTCCAGGGCGCTGAGCACCTTGGTCTCGGCGCCACGGAAGGCCTGGTCCAGCGAGGGCGCCTGGTGGGACACGGCCACTGGCGCGTGCTGCGGGACGTGCGCCTCGATCAGGCAGCGCTTGTCGGACGCGCCGCCCTTGGTGGCGTTGACGTCCGACAGGTGGACCTCGACGCGCCGGACGTCCTCCGCGTAGCGCGCGAGGTTCTGGCGGATCTCGCCGTCCGCCCAGCGTTCGAGGTCTTCGCGGTTTTCCATGCCATTGCCGGTATTGATGTGGATTTCCATTGGGCGTTCTCCTTGGTTGGATGGGACCACCCAGTGGACCACCGGCGCGATTGACCCGTGCCGCCACGTGGAAAAGCCCCGTTCCGCGCGCCGGGACGGGCGCGCCCGCCTCAGCCCGCGCCGGGCGGCGCGTCGCGCGCCGCGCCCGGCGGCGGGCCGACGTAGCGTCCGCGCGGACGGATCACCTGCGCCACGCCGAGCTGTTCCAGGCCGTGCGCGAGCAGCCCGACGCTGCGCGCCGTGGCGAAGAGCCCGAAGGCCGCGTCGGCCGGCAGCCGGTGGTGCGCCACCAGGGCCGCCAGCGCCACGTCGATGTTGGGCTGCAGGCCGGTCTGCTCGATCACCTTGGCGATGAAGCGCGCGATCACCGGCGGGGGCTCGAAGCGCGCCAGCAGGGCCGCCGCGCGCGGGTCGCCGTCGGGATAGAGGTGGTGGCCGAAACCCGCCAGGGGCGACCCGGTGGACAGGTAGTGCGCGAGCACCGCGTCCTCGCCGAGCCGCTCGACTTCGGCGAAGAGCGCCTGCACGCGCCCCGAGCCGTCGCCGTGCAGCGGCCCCGACAGCGTGGCCAGTCCGGCCAGGAGGCACGCGGGCAGGGAGGCCCCGGTCGACGCCGCGATGCGCGCGGCGAAGGCCGAACTCGTCAGCTCGTGGTCCACCAGCAGCACCATGGCCGTGCGCAGCAGTTCCGCCACCGCCGGTGGCTGGTCCCAGCCCCGGGCGAAGCGCAGGTGCAGCGCCTGCGTGCCCGGCCGGGCACCGAAGGCGTCGGCCAGCGTCGCGACCAGGCCCTGGCCTTCGACGTGCAGGACCCGGGTCAGGCGGCCCCGGGTGGAATGCCCGACGGCCGCCAGGCCGCCCAGCGCCGTGAAGGCGGCGACGCGCCCCGGTCCGTCGCCGCGCCGCGCCGGCGCGAGCGGGGCGGCGCAGGAGAAATCGATCGGCTGCCGCGTGTCCCACAGCAGGCGGGCCACGTCCTCCAGGCTGGCCGAACGGGCCAACTCGACGACGTCCTGGCCGCGGTAGTAGGGACGTCCCCGGAAGAACGCGCACAGCGCCGTCGGGATGCTCGGCTCGGCGCCGAACAGCGTCTCGGCGGCGACCGTCGCGCGCGTGCGGCCGGCCTGCTTGCGCCGGGCGAGGCCGGCGACGTCTTCGGCGCGGTACAGGCTGCGGCGCGTGTCGCCGGGGTCGGTCATGACCTCGAGCTTGCCGCGGCTGACGTACGCATACACCGTCTGCGGCCGCACCCCGAGCGCCGCGCAGGCCTCGTCCATCGACATCCATGCCGCCATCGTCCACTCCCCTTCGGATTTATATATTGATTTTATACATCAATATTGACCAATAAATCAACCTGTCATTACCATCGCGCCACTTCGCATCCACATCCCGGACGACCCGCCATGAAACCCTCGGTCCTGCAAATCAACCCCATCCTGATCCCCGCGATCAACGACCGGCTCGCGGCGCTGTACGACGTCCACCGGCTCTTCGAGATCGCGCAGCCGGAGGCCTGGCTGGCGGCGCACGGGGCGTCGGTGCAGGCCGTGATCACGGGGGGCCACACCGGCATCACGCGGGCGATGCTGGAACGCCTGCCCAACCTGAAGGTGGTGGCGGTCAACGGCGTGGGCACCGATGCGGTCGATCTGGCGCACTGCCGCGCGCGGGGCCTGCCCGTCGCGGCCACCCTGGGCGCCCTGACCGAGGACGTCGCCGACCTGGCCATCGGCCTGCTGATCGCGGCCTGCCGCAACCTGTGCGCCGGCGACCGCTTCGTGCGCGACGGCCAGTGGGAGCTGCACCCCCAGCCGAGCGCGATCCCGCTCGCCCGGCGCTTCAGCGGCATGCGCGTGGGCATCGTCGGCATGGGCCGCGTCGGCCGCGCCGTCGCGGTGCGGGCGGCGGCGTTCGGTTGTTCGATCGCCTACACCGACCTGCGTCCGATGGACGATGTCGCGCACGCGTTCGTGCCCGACCTGGTCGAGCTCGCCCGGGGCGCTGACGCGCTGGTGCTGTGCGCGGCCGCCGACCAGGCCGAGGGCATCGTCGATGCGCGGGTGCTGGAAGCGCTGGGCCCGCGCGGCTTCCTGGTCAACGTCGCGCGCGGCCGGCTGGTGAACGAGGCCGACCTGACCGAGGCGCTGGCCGCCGGCCGCATCGCCGGGGCGGGGCTGGACGTGTTCGTCGACGAGCCGCGCGTGCCCGCGGCGCTGCGCGGCTCGGAGCGCGCGACGCTCCAGGCCCACCGCGCCAGCGCCACCTGGGAGACCCGCACGGCGATGGGCGAGATGGTGCTCGCGGCGATCGCCCAGGCGCTGGCCGGCGAGCGCCCGGCGATGAGCCTGACGACCTGAGACGGCCGTCCGCCATGACCGGATTCGTCTTCCCGCCGCCGGCACCGGTGACACTGCCGGTGCGGGACGCCACCGACCGCTTCCCGGTGGGCCGGGTCTTCTGCATCGGCCGCAACTATCCCTGGCAGCCCGGCGGGCCACCGGCGCGCGAGCTGCCCGGCTGGTTCATGAAGCCCGCCACCTCGGTGGTGCCGGCGCGAGGCGCCTTGCCCTGTCCGCCGGGCACCGCCGACTTCTGCCACGAGGTCGAACTGGTGGTGGCGATCGGCGTCGGCGGGCGCGACATCGACGTGGCGCGGGTGGAGGCGGAGCACGTCTGGGGCTATGCCGTCGGACTGGACCTGACGCGACGCGACCTCCAGCAGGCGGCCAAGCGCGCAGGGGGCTCCTGGGAGGCCGCCAAGGCCTTCGACCGCTCGGCGCCCTGCACGCCGCTGGTGCCGGCGGCCGTGTGCGGCCATCCGCGCGGCGGCGCGATCTGGCTCGCGGTCGACGGCGTCGAGCGGCAGCGCGCCGACCTGGCCGACCTGTCGTGGCCGGTGGCGGAGCTGGTCGCCATGCTGTCGCGCTCGGTGACGCTCGCGCCCGGCGACCTCGTCTACACCGGCACGCCCGCCGGCGTCGGCGCGCTGCGCCACGGCGACGTGGTGACCGGCGGCGTGGCCGGCATCGGCGAATTCACCATGACCGTCGAGGGCGTGCCGTCCCGCGTTCCCCATCCGATCCAAGCCCAGACCCCGACCCCGACCCTGCGAGGAGACGCCCCGTGAACATCCCATCGACCCCCTCCGCCACCCCGCCCGGCAAGGTCGCGCTGGTCACCGGCGCCGGCAGCGGCATCGGCCGCGCCGTGGCGCTCGGCCTGCTCGACGACGGCTGGCGCGTCGTGCTGGCCGGGCGACGTCCAGAGCCCCTGCGCGCGCTGGCCGCCGAGGCCGAGGCCCGGGGCGGCGTCGCCCTGGCCGTGCCCACCGACGTCACCGTGCCCGACAGCGTCGAGGCGCTGTTCGCCGCCATCGAGGCGCGCTTCGGCCGGCTCGACCTGTTGTTCAACAACGCCGGCGTGAACGCGCCGGCCGTGCCGATCGACGAGCTGCCGCTGGAGCGCTGGTTCAGCGTGCTGAACACCAACGTGACCGGCGTGTTCCTGTGCGCCCGCGCTGCCTTCGGCCTGATGCGCCGCCAGTCGCCCCAGGGCGGGCGCATCGTCAACAACGGCTCGATCTCGGCCCACGTGCCGCGCCCCCACACCGCCCCCTACACCATGAGCAAGCACGCGGTCACGGGCCTGACGAAGTCGCTGGCGCTCGACGGTCGCGCCTTCGGCATCGTGGCCAGCCAGATCGACATCGGCAACGCGTTGACCGAGCTGTCAGAGCGCATGACGCGCGGCGTGACGCAGGCCAACGGCACGGTGGCGGCCGAACCCATGATGGACGCGGTCCACGTGGCCGACGCGGTGCGCCACATCGCGGCGATGCCGTTGTCGGCCAACGTGCTGAACATGACCGTCATGGCCAGCGCCATGCCCTTCGTCGGGCGCGGCTGACGGCCGGCCTCCCATCCCTCACAACAAGGAGACTTCCATGCCCATCGCTTCCATGCTCAAGGTCCTCGCCGTCGCGGCGTCCCTGGCCGCCGTGCCGGTCCTCGGCTCGGCGCAGGCCTACCCGGCGCGCGCGGTCAAGATCATCGTGCCGGCTCCGCCGGGCGGCGCCATCGACACCCTCGCGCGGGTGGTCGGCGACAAGATCGGCGCGGCCATGGGCCAGCCGGTGATCGTCGACAACCGCCCCGGCGCCTCCAACAACCTCGGCACCGACGTGCTGGCCAAGGCGGCGCCCGACGGCTACACCATCGGCATCGTGGGCGGCAGCCACAACATCAACAAGTTCCTGTTCAGGAACCTCGGCTGGGACCCGCAGAAGAGCTTCGAGCCGATCGTCTACACGCACGAGGTGCCGCTGGTCTTCGCGGTCGCGCCGCAGGTCCCGGCGAAGACGCTGCCCGAACTGGTGGGCTGGATGAAGGCGCACCCGGACGACGCCAAGGTCGCGACCTCCGGGCGCGGGAGCGCGCAGGAGATGGCCGCCGAGATGTTCCGCTTGGCCAGCGGCGCGCCGATGCTGCTGGTGCCCTACAAGGGCTCCTCGGCCGCGCACCCGGACCTGCTGGCCGGGCGCACCGCGCTCTACATCGACACCATCAGCGCGATCCAGGCGCAGGTGAAGGCGGGCAACGTGCGCGCCGTGGCCGTCTCCACGAGAAAACGCGCCGCGTCGCTGCCGGACGTGCCCACGGCCGACGAGCAGGGACTGAAGGGCTACGACGCGAACACCAACGGCGGCTTCCTGGCGCCGGCGGGCACGCCCCGGGCCATCGTCGAGCGGCTCAACGCCGAGATCAACGCGGCGCTCCGGCTGCCCGACGTGCGCGCCAAGCTGGAGGCCGCCGGCATCGAGGTCCAGGGCGGCACACCGGAGGCCTACGCCGCGGTGATCCGGGACGACCTCGCCAAATGGGGCAAGGTCGTCAAGGCGGCGGGCATCGAGCCGGAATGACGCGCGCGGCGCGCGCTCAGGGCAGGGCGGCGAAACCCGGCTGCAGGCCCTGCGAGCGCGCCCGGGCGCGGTAGGCCGCGGCGTCGTCGGCGCCGAAGCGGCCGTCGAGCATCAGCCCGCGCGCCACCAGGTCGGCGACCGAGCGGTCGACCGCGTCCACGTAGCCGGCCCGGGAGCCGTACAGACCCTGCACGCTGCGGCGCGGGTCGCCCGGCTGGCGCTGCGCGTCGGTGACCGCGAAAGCCAGCTGCGAGCCGTTGAGCCCGTACTGGTCGCCGGCCACGAAGCCCGCGCGGCGCAGGCTGTAGCCCTTGAAGGTGGCCAGCGGGACGGCGGCGTCGGGCATCTTCACGCCGGCGACGTCGTTGCCCTGGGCGTCCACGGTGGGCAGCTGGACGACGTACAGCTTCGTGGAGGGGACCGAGGGAATGACGCGCTCGTCGTTCACGCTCAGCGTGTTGTACACGCCGTTGAACGCCAGGCCGGGCGCCCCGGGCACGCCGCTGAACGACACGGCCGACAGGTCCGGCCCGCCCAGGCTGGCGGCCGAGGCGGTCGGCACGGCGAGCGTGGCCGCGCGCGCCGACGGCCAGACGCTGGCCAGCGGCTGCGCGGTGCCGTTGACCCAGCCTTCCAGGTTCAGGTAGAGCGCCCGCACGAGCGCGGTGCTGGCGTTCTGCACGTTGGGCGCGGCGGTCGGCGCCGTCGCGGCGACGGCGCGGTTGGTGGTCATGTCGGGCTGCGTGCGCGCGTTGGCCGCGAGCATCGACGGGCTGTGCTGCGTGCCGTTGGCGTAGAACAGCCGCACGTTGTCCGGCACGGCGACGTCGTTGCCGGCGCCGTCGGTGGCCACCAGCGAGGCGCGCGCCCCGCCGAACTCGATCGGGCTGTCGTACTGGACCACCTTGGGGCAGGTCGCGTCCTGCGTGCATTTCGCCAGCAGGCCGTCGGTGCGCCCGCTCAGCGGGTCGGTCAGCGTGGCGTAGCCGAAGGGGAACTGGTCGCCCGGCGTGTAGTGCGTCTCGTGCTGGCGCGAATAGTCCCCGGGCTTGGACCAGCGGTAGTTGGTGTAGGTCTTGCGCGAGCCGCCCACCAGCGGAAACATGCCGTCGAAGACGCGGCGGTTCTGGGCGTCGGCGTTGAAGCCCTGCCACAGGAAGTCGCGCACGTAGCGCCCCGACTGCGAGATGCCGCCGAACAGCGTGGCGCGCACGCGGCCGGCCAGCGGGTTGCGGTTGCCGGCCGCGTCGGCCGTGCCGTGGCGCAGGAAGCTCACGAGGTCGCGCGTGGCGAGGAAGCCCAGGCCCATGACCCGGGGCCCGACGGCGGTGTAGTCGAACTGGTAGATCGAGCCGTCGTCGCGGCCGCCGTCCAGCGCGGCGGCGTTCGCGGCGTCGGCGCGCACGGCGGCGCGGTCGATGGTCACGAAGCCCTGGCCGTCCGCCCCCGTGCCGCCGGCCGGTGCCGTGGCGCTGCCGGCGGTGTAGGTCCACAGCGGGCGCGCCACGGTGACCGGGGCCGAGGTCGGCGTCCGGCGCACCGTGAGGGTGGCCGTGGCGAGCGAGCCGGGCGCCAGCCGGTAGTAGGTGCCCAGCAGGTTCGCGGTGGCGCTGTCGGGGACGAGTTCGTCCTGCACGCGGCCCGTGATCGGCGCGTCGCCGTTGGCGCGATCGACCACCACCGGCAGCGACATGCCCGGCGCGTACCAGCGCTGGGCGGTGGTGATGGCGGCCGTCGGGCCGGAAAGCGTCTGCGGCTGGTCGCCCTGCCAGCCGGCCCAGACGATGCTCGCGCCCTGGTTCATCAGGAAGCCGTTGCCCGCGCCCACCCCGGCGACGTCGCCCGAGGCGGCCGCCGCCACCTGGGGCCGCACGGTGGCGAAGAGGTCGTTGGACGAGCCCTCGTTCAGGGCCGGGACCAGCAGCGAGCGGGTGCGGTTGGTGACCTCGTAGAACAGCGTGCCGTTGGCGCGCGCGGCGTCGGTGGGCGCGAGCAGCACGACGTCGAAGCGGTAGCGCACGTTGCCGGCGGCGTCGGGCACGGCGTTCTTCAGGTCGACGATGGTGCCGGCGCAGTCGTCCGCGCTCGCCACGGTCGCGGTGGCCTCGGCCAGGGTGTAGGTGTAGGTGCCGACGTCGCCGAAACGCGCGCCGCCGAAAGCGAGGCCGCTGCCCTTGACGTCGAAGCGCTCGATGGCCGAGCGCGTGATCGTGCAGGGGTAGGTCTGGTCCGGCGGCACCAGCGCGCTGCGCGCGGCGGGCAGTCGTGACGTGGGCCCGCCGGAGGTGGCGCCACCGGCACCGCTCTCGCCTGCGCCACCACCGCCGCCGCACGCGGCCAGCATCACCACCGCCAGCGCGGCGCCGCCGCGCGCGGTGCGGCGGCCCATCCGATCCGGAATCCCGTTCATGTGTCTGTCTCCGTTGTTGTCGTGTCTGTCGTGTCGTCCCATGGTCGCGACCGGACGATAGTCCGCGCGCGCCGCGCCATCCATTACGTGCGCCGCGCGACGTTTACGCCAGCCGCAACGATCGAGGGATTACCCGTCCCGGCGGTCCGTGAAGGTGCTGTCGCGGTCGCGTCATGGCGACGGGAAAACCCGCTCCCGGGCGGTCCGGGCCGCTCTCCAGAATCGCTTGTCCGACAAACGGACACGACGACGATCGCACCTTCCCGCCGCACCGCGCGGCACCCGGACCGGAGAGACGCGCCTTGGCAGGAAGCAGCACCCTCGAATCCGCCAGCCCGATGGCGCCGCCGCCGGGCGACGCGGCCGGGCTGTTCGACCGCCTGAACCTGGCGCCGGCCTACAAGGTGGTGTCGCTGGAGATCGAGCGCAGCATCCTGGGCGGGCAGATCAAGCCCGGCAGTCCGCTGCCGACCGAGCAGAGCCTGGCCGAGCGCTTCGGCGTGCACCGCTCGACGGTGCGCGAGGCGATCCGGCAGGTGGAGCAGGAGGGGCTGGTGCAGCGCCGCGAGGGCCGCCGCCTGTTCGTCACGCTGCCCGGCCTCTACGACCTGGCGCCGCGCGCGGCGCGCCTGCTGCTGCTGCAGCAGACCACCTTCGAGGAGCTGTGGCAGGTCGCCGTGACGCTGGAGCCACTGGCCGCGCGGCTGGCGGCGCGCCACGCCACCGACGACGACCTGGCGGCGCTCGAGGCCAACACGGCCCTCACCGGGCAGCTGCAGGCGCGCGGGGCGACGGGCGTGGAGGCGCACATGCGCCTGGTCGACCTCGACGTCGAGTTCCACGCGCTGGTCGGCCGCGCCAGCCACAACCGCGCCCTGATGCTGGCGCGCGAGCCCGTCAGCCTGCTCTACAACCCCACGCTGCTGCAGATCCACCAGCACCTGCCGCAGTCCAAGGCGCGCAACCTGGACGCTCACCACGCCATCCTGCAGGCGCTGCGGCGGCGCGACGCCGACGCCGCGGCCGACTGGACGCGCCGGCACATGAACGACTTCCGCAAGGGGTTCGAGATGACCGGGCTCGACATGGGCACGCCGATCCAGGCCGGGTCGGGCGGGCGGCCCGCCCGGGCCTGATCCCATGGCCATTCACACAACGAAGGAGACAAGCATGCAAGCACGCGCATCACGCACCGCCCCGGGTCTGGTCCTGGCGATCGCCGGACTCGCCGGCGCCATCGCCCCGGCCGCCCGGGCCCAGGCCCCGGCCACCGAGACCTTCCGGGTCGGCATCGTCAGCTTCCTGTCGGGGCAGGCCGCCGAGAGCTTCGGCATCCCGGCGGTCAACGGCGCCAAGGTGCTGGTGGAGGCGTTCAACCAGGGCGGGGCGCCGGCGCCCTACGACAAGCCCGGCATCGGCGGGATGAAGATCGAGGCGGTCTACATCGACGAGAACGGCGGCGCGACCAAGCAGGTCCAGGAACTGCGCAACCTCTACGACCGCGAGAAGGTCGACGCGGTGGTGGGTTACGTGAGTTCGGGGGACTGCCTGGCGGTGGCGCCGGTGGCCGAGGAGATGAAGAAGTTCCTGATCCTCTACGACTGCGGCACGCCGCGCATCTTCGAGGACGCCAAGTACAACTACGTCTTCCGCACCGCCTCGCACGCCACGATGGACAACGTGGCGCTCGCGCGGTACCTCAAGGCGCGCAACGTCAAGGCCGAGCGCTTCAACATGATCAACCAGGACTACGCCTGGGGGCAGGACTCGCGCAAGGACTTCACGCTGTCGATGGCCCAGCTCTACCCGCAGGCCCAGGTCGGCGAGGACCTGCTGCCGAAGTTCGGCGCCGGGCAGTACGGCACCGAGATCTCCGCCCTGATGTCCAAGCGCGCCGACGTCACGCATTCGAGCCTGTGGGGCGGCGACCTGCAGGCCTTCATCCTGCAGTCGGGCCCGCGCGGCCTGTTCAAGCGCTCGCAGGTCGTGCTGTCGGCGGCCGACCACGTGCTGACCAACCTGGGCGACAAGATGCCCGACGGCGCCATCCTCGGCGCGCGCGGCGCCTACGGGCTGCTGTCGCCCAAGTCGGCCTTGAACGACTGGTGGTGGAGCGTCTACCAGAAGGGCTACCAGACCTACCCGGCGCAGGCCCCCTACCGCATGGCGCAGGCGCTCATGGGCCTGAAGGCCGCCGCCGAGAAGGCGATGGCGGCCAACGGGGGCAAGAAGCCGACCACCGAGCAGCTGGCCGCCGCCCTGACCAACGCCGAGTGGGACTCGCCCGGCGGGCGCATCCGCATGACGCTGGGCGGCGGCCACCAGGCCACGCAGGAGACGGCGATCGGCCGGACGCGCTACGACGCGGCGAAGAAGATGGTGGTGCTCGACGACATCCAGCGCTTCGCGGCCGAATGCGTCAATCCGCCGGTCAACGTGAAGTCGGAGGACTGGATCAAGTCGGACTTCGCCGGCGCGAAGTGCAACTGAGCGCGCGATCGCCCTCATGGCCACCGCCCTCACGATCCTGATCGACGGACTGAGCTACGCCTCCTGGCTGTTCATCGTCGCGCTCGGGCTGACGCTCGTCTTCGGCGTGCTGAAGATCCTGAACATCGCGCACGGCAGCTTCTACGCCCTGGGCGCGTACGCGGCGGCGAGCTTCGTCGGCTGGTTCGCCAGCATGAAGTTCGCGCCCGAATGGTCGCTGGTGGCGATGCTGCTGGCCGCCGTGGCCGTGGCGGTGCTGGTGGCGCCGCTGACCGAGCGCGGCCTGATGCGCTTCTTCTACGGCCGCGACGAGGTGCTGCTGGTGCTGGTGACCTACGCGCTGTTCCTGGTGCTGGAGGACGTGACCAAGCTGCTGTGGGGCGCCAACCCGTACTACGTGTCGGAGCCCTACGCGATGTTCGGCAACGTCGAGATCGGCGAGCAGGTCTACGTCGGCTACGACTTCATGCTCATGGGGC of the Comamonadaceae bacterium OTU4NAUVB1 genome contains:
- a CDS encoding hydroxyacid dehydrogenase; the protein is MTTVFLSHPPGALGPYFGDRAIAALQAIAEVRFNPDEADLDAARVAALAGDCDFLISHRRTAGDEALFSALPRLQAFLRCAIDIRNVDVDAASRHGVLVTQASAGFVDAVAEWIVGAMIDLARHISASVVRYRAGDVAVPVMGRELRGATVGVVGYGRIARRFCALALAFGMTVVVHDPHATIDGPGLRQTGFDALLACADFVVCLASATAATENLMDARAFATMKRGACFINAARGDLVDETALVAALDAGHLGGCALDVGRAPDQMPSPHVAAHPRVVATPHVGGLTRPAVEHQAMETVAQVAALLAGRVPRGAVNPAAAARWRAAAAPPSAG
- a CDS encoding M48 family metallopeptidase, whose translation is MRNLLLPVALGAVLTLAGCETMKTMDVSKLTDVGGTAMKAMSLSDGDIAAMSDQSCAAMDQKNQIAPANSKYTTRLNQVIRAMPTTVNGKTANYRVYMTPDVNAWAMANGCIRVYSGLMDLMNDDELRGVIGHEIGHVALGHSKSRMQTAYVATAARGLASAAGGVAAQLSQSQAGDLAEKFVNAQFSQSQESAADSYSFDLLGERKLERKGLVTGFQKLAKLSEGQASGGSLLSSHPPSAQRAAAMQKRLDSGT
- a CDS encoding VWA domain-containing protein — its product is MHFLWPHSLWLLAVAALLPVAYRWLTRRRTRAALAYSDLGTVRAAAGRGWRRHVPPALALLALAVLLLAAARPVARVPLPWARTSILLAMDVSLSMRVGDVKPTRMVAAQEAAKAFLREVPPRIEIGLVTFAGSAHVAQRATLDRAALVASIDAFQMQLGTAVGDAIVQCLAEIFPDHGIDLGRMMMGGTATPSRGRSLDERARPQPAAPDPVPPGSHDAAAIILLSDGRRTAGIDTLAAARMAADRGVRVHVIGLGTVDGDAATPEGMAIYMKLDEPTLREVARMTGGQYHHAGTAENLRGVYQELGSRVEVLRRETELAGPLALAAALLASVAALLSLLWSGRLR
- a CDS encoding HPF/RaiA family ribosome-associated protein; translation: MEIHINTGNGMENREDLERWADGEIRQNLARYAEDVRRVEVHLSDVNATKGGASDKRCLIEAHVPQHAPVAVSHQAPSLDQAFRGAETKVLSALDSVLGKEKRHRDRTSIRTDPEAI
- a CDS encoding citrate synthase family protein, with amino-acid sequence MAAWMSMDEACAALGVRPQTVYAYVSRGKLEVMTDPGDTRRSLYRAEDVAGLARRKQAGRTRATVAAETLFGAEPSIPTALCAFFRGRPYYRGQDVVELARSASLEDVARLLWDTRQPIDFSCAAPLAPARRGDGPGRVAAFTALGGLAAVGHSTRGRLTRVLHVEGQGLVATLADAFGARPGTQALHLRFARGWDQPPAVAELLRTAMVLLVDHELTSSAFAARIAASTGASLPACLLAGLATLSGPLHGDGSGRVQALFAEVERLGEDAVLAHYLSTGSPLAGFGHHLYPDGDPRAAALLARFEPPPVIARFIAKVIEQTGLQPNIDVALAALVAHHRLPADAAFGLFATARSVGLLAHGLEQLGVAQVIRPRGRYVGPPPGAARDAPPGAG
- a CDS encoding 2-hydroxyacid dehydrogenase gives rise to the protein MKPSVLQINPILIPAINDRLAALYDVHRLFEIAQPEAWLAAHGASVQAVITGGHTGITRAMLERLPNLKVVAVNGVGTDAVDLAHCRARGLPVAATLGALTEDVADLAIGLLIAACRNLCAGDRFVRDGQWELHPQPSAIPLARRFSGMRVGIVGMGRVGRAVAVRAAAFGCSIAYTDLRPMDDVAHAFVPDLVELARGADALVLCAAADQAEGIVDARVLEALGPRGFLVNVARGRLVNEADLTEALAAGRIAGAGLDVFVDEPRVPAALRGSERATLQAHRASATWETRTAMGEMVLAAIAQALAGERPAMSLTT
- a CDS encoding fumarylacetoacetate hydrolase family protein, which encodes MTGFVFPPPAPVTLPVRDATDRFPVGRVFCIGRNYPWQPGGPPARELPGWFMKPATSVVPARGALPCPPGTADFCHEVELVVAIGVGGRDIDVARVEAEHVWGYAVGLDLTRRDLQQAAKRAGGSWEAAKAFDRSAPCTPLVPAAVCGHPRGGAIWLAVDGVERQRADLADLSWPVAELVAMLSRSVTLAPGDLVYTGTPAGVGALRHGDVVTGGVAGIGEFTMTVEGVPSRVPHPIQAQTPTPTLRGDAP